TTACcttctaataattgttagtgcTTCTGAACATTGCATAAGGGAAATTGTGAAAATCTTCTCCAAGGATAACTTTTTAAGAGTTCCTTTCAGCCAACTGGAAGGGATGGGGTGAATTCATTCAAACTAGTCGATCATGGTTATGAcgggaacatatcctatgcataTAAATTTTCCGTGCACACTCCATATACACCAATTAGCAAATGCCacgaaacatttaaaaaaaaattggacataTACTCCTAATATTTATGCATGGTTCCCTTCTTGGAGTACAGCATACCTTTGCTGGTTTGTCTCTCCATAACGAGTTCAACACAGCAACCAAAGGAAGCTGTGCATAGTGAGTGTCACTCTCCAAGGTCACAAATGGGTTAATTTGTTGCTGTGATTGCTATCAAGCAAATCTGTTTGTTTAGTGTCGAAGGAAACGAAACCGTCATTAGTTTTGGAGCACCGTGTATGAGAATTTGCCTTTAATTTGCACCACTCATGCGGAAGATAAATGGAGCACCAAATGACCCAAACCTTGCGCACACGCTGGCTCTGGCCTATATAAAGGCATTACACAACCCATGAACAATTTACCAGTACGTTCACCACCATGGTTAGCTCAGCtgcctgcttcttcttcttcttcttcttctcccggCTCATCACCATCTACTTCTGCTTCTCTCCCATCGCCCACGCACGGCATCCGGTGACCCGAGCACCGGATGCCGGCGATGGCTGCGTGTGCAAGGAGAGGGACGCGCTGCTGGATTTCATGCGTGGCATCAACGACGCCGACAACGCCCTCGCCTCGTGGCAATGGGAGAAAGATTGCTGCTGGTGGATTGGCGTCACCTGCAGCAGCAACCGAATCCGAATGGCCGGCAATGTCATCCGGCTTGAACTCTCTGAGGCTTCTTTGGGTGGCCAAGTTTTGCAAGGCCGGATGAGTCCTTCCTTGTCTTCTCTCGAGCATCTTGAGTATCTCGACCTCAGTGCTCTCGTCCTTCCGAGCATCAACAGCAGTAGCCCAAAGTTCTTGGGTTCTATGACGAAGCTGAGATATCTCGATCTTTCTGGGTGTCTTTTCTCTGGTAATGTACCTCCTCGGCAACCTTTCCAAATTGGAGTACCTTGATCTCTCTTTCTCAACCTTGTCAGGTAGGGTTCCACCTGAGCTCGGTAACCTGACAAGGTTGAAACATCTGGACCTTGGTAACATGCAACATATGTACTCGGCAGATATCTCTTGGATTACTCATCTGCGATCCTTGGAGTATCTTGACATGAGCTTGGTGAATCTCAGCATGGTAGCACCTGGCTGGCCCCATGTGCTGAACACAATTCCATCTTTGGAGGTTCTCAACCTTGTGAAATGCACACTTCCTAGTACACCCCAAGCACTCGCGCAACTAAACCTCACCAAACTCGTGCAGCTCGATCTCTCGTCGAACAGATTGGGCCATCCAATCCAATCATGTTGGTTTTGGAACCTGACGCCCTCGAGCTCTCTGAAACATTTCTTCATGGTCCGTTTCCTACCGCGCTAGGAAGTTTCACGGCACTCCAGTGGCTTCGGTTTAGTGATAACGGTAATGCAGCAACGTTGCTAGTGGACATGAGAAGTCTCTGTTCTATGAAAAGCTTGGGTCTAGGTGGTAGTCTATCTCATGGGAACATAGAGGATTTGGTAGACAGGTTGCCACATGGTATTACTAGAGATAAACCAGCACAAGAAGGGAATTTTACAAGTTTGTCTTATCTTGATCTTTCTGACAACCATCTTGCTGGGATTATACCATCAGATATTGCATATACCATCCCTAGCTTATGTCACCTTGACCTTTCTAGGAATAATCTGACTGGACCTATACCCATAATAGAGAACTCTAGCTTAAGTGAGCTCATCCTCCGTTCCAACCAACTAACGGGTCAAATACCGAAATTAGATAGAAAAATTGAAGTCATGGATATCTCCATAAACTTGTTGTCAGGGCCTTTGCCCATAGATATTGGGTCTCCAAACCTTCTAGCACTAATTCTGTCCTCTAATTATCTTATCGGTCGAATTCCAGAATCAGTTTGTGAATCACAGTCCATGATTATCGTGGATTTGTCCAACAATTTTCTTGAGGGAGCCTTTCCCAAGTGTTTTCAGATGCAAAGGTTGATTTTCCTCCTCTTAAGTCACAATAGCTTCTCTGCTAAACTCCCATCATTTCTCCGCAACTCAAATTTGTTAAGCTATGTGGATCTATCATGGAACAAATTCAGTGGAACATTGCCACTATGGATTGGACATATGGTGAACTTGCATTTTCTACACCTTAGCCACAACATGTTTTACGGTCATATTCCAATCaaaatcacaaatcttaaaaatctCCACTACTTCAgtttagcagcaaacaatataTCTGGTGCAATACCACGATGTTTGTCAAAGTTAACAATGATGATAGGAAAACATTCGACAATAATAGAGATCGATTGGTTTCATGCATATTTTGACGTTGTGGATGGGTCTCTTGGAAGAATTTTCTCTGTTGTGATGAAGCACCAAGAACAACAATATGGTGATAGCATTCTCGATGTGGTGGGCATCGACTTGTCACTCAATAGTTTAACTGGTGGAATACCGGATGAGATCACTTCTCTTAAAAGATTGCTCAGTTTAAATTTATCATGGAATCAATTGAGCGGATAAATTGTAGAGAAGATTGGGGCGATGAATTCATTGGAATCACTTGACCTCTCGCGGAACAAATTTTCTGGTGAAATTCCTCCAAGTTTGGCCAATCTGACATATCTAAGCTACTTGGACTTGTCATACAATAATCTTACAGGAAGAATTCCACAAGGAAGCCAACTCGATACCCTCTATGCCGAGAACCCTCACATATATGATGGAAACAACGGTCTCTATGGTCCTCCCCTCCAAAGGAATTGCTTGGGCAGTGAACTACCAAAGAATAGCAGCCAAATCATGAGCAAAAATGTTTCTGATGAGCTAATGTTCTACTTTGGACTTGGGTCCGGGTTTACAGTTGGTCTCTGGGTTGTTTTCTATGTTGTATTGTTCAAGAAAACTTGGAGAATTGCCTTGTTTCGCCTCTTTGATAGGATACACGACAAAGTATATGTGTTTGTCGCCATAACCTGGGCCAGTATTGGTAGAGAGGCTACTACAGATTAATAGGTACTACTACGAAGCAACAAACAGTGATTTTGCTACCAGGGAACACACTAAAATTGGGTTGGGTGGAACGAATAAACAAAGATAATATCATGCAATGAATGCTATTCTTTGTATTTATATGAACACattaaaattttgtaataatttataGGGATTGGATCTTGTGTAATACTATATGGTTTGGGATCACTAATACATTTGtcgacagatgtaattatagtacaactgtgatgtaattacactgtaacatGCTATTTCAGTGACAAATCCTCTCACATGTGTGTGCGGTGTGAATTTTTCCCTTCCTCACTTTGTACAAATCTTGAAACAAATCTAAcggttcaaaattatgtgaaagttacatacaagtgaTATTgtagttacatacaagttatagtGTACTAACACTTCAATTGTATTGTAATTACATctatcaaatttttaggagaaaatttatcgacaaatatatagcaaaattgtatGGTTTTGATGCATGCACTATTCCCACCAGCAATTCCATATATCACAAACTTCGGGAGTGAGAGTTGATAATTGTGGAATTTGGGGATTTTACTGTGTACAATTGACTTAGGGTAAGAACCACATATAATGTTTACAAGAGATATGAAAAGACACATATACCCTTTAACATCCCCGCTCAAATGCAATGTGTATGCAATAACATTGCATTTGAAAGGTATAGCTTAACCTACACTAAAACCAAAGTCAATGCTTGAAGATGTCAAAGCGTGCAAATCTTGGATGATGACGAAGAAGAAAATATAACATCCCTTCCTCAATGAAGTGGACCTCGGAGCCTTCACAAACTGTTCTTCGGCCCTCGGAATCTTGAAGCCTTCACAACCCGTTCTGCGGCTCTTCACCGATTCGGAGATGTTGGTGATGATGTTGAAGGGCCTTTACAAATTGTTCTTCGGCCCTTGATTGGTGACAATGGCCTACTCTGATATGGAGCTAGTGAGATACTAGTATACTGACATTACTTCGACGAATTGAAAGGATGTGATGGACTTTAGTGGACTCGATAAAGAACATAGGAAATTGATTGTAGATGATACTATGATAGCAAAAGACATTGCAATAGACAAATAGCAGATGGCAACAAAAGGGGAAATAGTGACCGTCAAATTACTTGAAGATGGAAGGCGGATCTGAAACAATACGGTGAAGGCCATGACCAGTCACTGCTCAAATAAGATGGTCCTACTATTGCGAGCTGAGGAGCACATAAGGCTGCACTGGAGATAGTACCAACTACACTCATACTAGAAGATCTAGCAGCTATGGAGTCAGAGAAACTAGGAACACTAGCAGCCACACGAGGACGTGAAGTGATTGCGCGCCTCACTTGATAATCAACCAACTTCTTTGGGTGAAGATGAAAGCAATCATGGAAAGTATGACCGACCTTCTCGCAATGAGAGCAAATAATTGTAACCGAATCTAGGGACACTCCCCATAGGAACTCCAACACGATGAGTTGCTGCCAGGACATTATGAGCAACCGAATGAGTGGAAGTAATTTCTAGGGTGCTAAGATGCGTCTCCTCAGCAATCAGATCTGCAAGAGCCTCTGTCATAGTTGGAAGTGTACTACGCGCAAGCAATTGAATCCGTTTAGGTTCAAATTTAGGGAGAAGTCGCATGGCAAActgatatactcccttcgtcccaaaatataagcatttttggacTTTGATATAGTCTTTGAGATGcaactttgaccaacaatatttataaaagtaatatgttttaaataaaaagggTTGCATATTGCTCCAgtatgataatttgtttaatgataaatctagtggcatcaaatttatatgattgatctttttttggctattaatagttaaaatttaaaaagtttgacttgcactattccaaaaatacttatattttgggatggagagagtactaaatTTTCCTGATCATACTTCTCTCTCGCCTTGCATTGTGCACATCCTTAAACAACTTTTGGAATCTGTACCTCAAATTGTCCGGTTAACCGAGTAAAAACATTGTAAAATGCTTCTCTCTCGCCTTGCATTGTGCACATCCTTAAACAACTTTTGGAATCTGTACCTCAAATTGTCCGGTTAACCGAGTAAAAACATTGTAAAACTCCTCAATGGACTGATTTTGTTGCTGCTGTAAGTTGTTCAGATTTTGCAACAAGGAGAAGCGTAAGGCTCCACTTTCTTGAGTGTACCTCTGTTTGAGATAGTTCCACATCTCCTTAGCACTTGTGTGAGCCTTAAAACCTATCCGAATAGTCACATCAACGCTCATAAATATGAATCCCATCACACGATCATCAGCAATTTTCCAAGCCTTTACCTTTGCTGCATCTGTTTTCTCATCAGGAGGATCATCTGTGAGGTGTGATGCTTGACCAATTGACCGCAAAAGCATAAGTGCTGATAGTTCCCATTCTTGATAATTTTGACCATTTAGCTTAATGTCTGTACAAAGCAAAGCCCCACCTCCCATGAAAGGatcggttgttctcatcaagaTCAGCGCAAGAAGTACATCAAGATCAGCACAAGTACAGGAAGTAGATGGTTGTACGATGttatctgaagttctgaacttgGCACTAGCACACAGCAACAGAGAGCAGCAATAGTAGTAGAGAGCAGAGAGTACCACAAAGTAGTAGAGAGCAGAGAGTACCACAGCTTCAGGAACATTCAGCAGCTTGTTGATGAGGGCCTTATCCACCAATAGTCCATATGCACAGGGTTGCAGCTTCAGCTTATTGATGACGAGCTTGATAAAATGGCAGCCTGATGAGGTCGATCAGCAGCAACAGGTACGGCCAGTGCAAAATTTCTCATCTTTGGGTAAAATTCCTCATTTTCAAGTTGTTCAGGTGGTATATTGTGTTAAAATATGCTTATGCTCCCAAACGTCTCATCTTTGGGTAAAATTTCTCATTTGAGGATTTTCATGAggatcatcattttttttcaaaaaaatcaaaCCTGAGCCCTCAATTAGatacaaagaaataaaaataaaacatcaaatGAAATGAAATTCAAAAGACAACAAAAACATGTCCAAAAGACAAAACAAAATTCTAAAATCCTTTAGACAAAAACGAAATTCAATTTAAAAACTTAGATTCGGGATCAGATGGTAAAATATTGGAGTGCCCTGTTGTCGTAACAGGCTTGGTTGGGGCAGACACCCCTCTCGCGACATTAATTAGCGAGATGTTACCACTCATCATCTCCCTTTAACTGCCTGAAGGATCATGCCCTCCTCGTCGCACCCACCCGCCCTTTTAtagcctctctccctctccccatccGCCTGCGCCGCCGAGGTGGGACTAAACCCCCCTCACGCAGCAGACTAGCACGCACTAGCGCTGATAGTTAGTAAGACGCTTATTTGGGCCTAGCTCTCAGCCCAAAGGTTTAGTTGGGCCGGGCCGAGTTGGGCTTTACGGATGGTAAAACATGTGACACGATGACGCAGTTGAGCGAACTGCTTGGTTGGGAATGGCGGCGCCCGtggccggccgcctctccgGGCTCCTCCGGCGatgcgcggcggccggggcggtcCGGCCAGGCGAGCATGCTCACGCGAGGGCGGTGGTGGGAGGGTGGCTCCCCGACGCCACCCTGGAGACCGACCTCGTGCTGATGTACTGCAGGTGCGGCGAGCGTCGGCGCGCACGCagggtgttcgacggaatgcggGCGCCGTCCATGCACGCGTACAACGTGCTCCTCGCGGCGTCGCCTCCCCGCGACGCGATGGAGGTGTTCTCCCGCCTCCTCGCGTCGGGGCTCCGCCCTGACGGTTACTCTGTCCCCGCCGTGGTACGTGCCTGCGCTGAGCTCCCCGACGCGGTGCTTGGCGGGGTGATCCACGGCTTCGCCGTCCGGCTCGGCTTGATGGGGAACGTTGTTGTGGCCGCTGCGCTTCTGGATATGTATGCCAAGGCTGGTTTCCTGGATGATGCGGTGAGGGTGTTCGATGAGATGACGGAGAGGGACGCTGTCGTCTGGAACTGCATGGTTGCAGGGTATGCGAGGGCTGGGAGGGCAGTAGAAACCTTTGAGATTTTCAGCAGAGCGCAGGTTGAGGCGGTGAACATGGTGAATGGTCTGCAGGCTGTGCCCAGCGTGTTGAATATCTGCGCGAAGGAAGGGGAGCTGATGAAGGGTAGGGAAATCCATGGTAGGATGGTGAGGTGCCTTGCATTTGATTCGGATATCGCAGTGGGGAACGCTTTGATCAACATGTATGCAAAGTGCGGCCGGGTCAATGTATCACAAGCAGTGTTTTCTGGCATGCAGCAGAGGGATGTGGTGAGCTGGTCTACAATGATTCATAGCTACAGCATTCATGGCAAGGGGGAACAGGCATTGAAGGTTTACATGGAAATGTTGTCTCAGGGAGTGAAACCAAATTGGATCACATTCACATCAGTTCTGTCAAGTTGCAGCCACTCTGGACTTGTAACCGAGGGTCGGAAGATCTTCGAGTCGATGACTAAGGTTCATGGTGTCCACCCTGCAGCTGAGCACTATGCATGTATGGTTGACCTCTTGGGGCGTGCTGGAGCCATTGAAGAAGCTGTTGGGATTATAAGGAAGATGCCCATGGAACCTTCTGCTAGCGTGTGGGGAGCTTTGCTCTCTGCATGTGCTATGCATAATAACGTCGATGTTGGAGAGATTGCAGCATTTAGGCTATTTGAGTTAGAAGAAGGCAGTGCTAGCAATTATGTTACCCTCTGTGGAATTTATGATGCAGTTGGTCAATCTGATGGTGTTGCAGGGTTGAGATCAAGGATGAGAGAACTCGGCATGGTGAAGACGCCTGGGTGCAGTCGGATAGATGTGAAGGGAAGAGCTCATGCTTTCTACCAGGGGAGCATCCCACGTTATTTGAGGGGATGAATGCTTTGGGTATTAGATCAGTTACTAGACGATATGGCAAATTCAGATTCTGAAGATGAGCTTGCTGACTTGTACTTTGAGTTAACTCTGCACTGAAGTTCTGATGGTGAAAGTCATGTATTGCTGCAATCAATTTTGTTCAAGGAAAAGCATGGATCTTCCTTGATGGCTGCCATGCCACTCATGAACAAATTTGAATAAAGACCAACAAATAATCCTAAGAAATTGGTCAATCTAGATGCCTTGGAAGCTGAAACTTTTCAGGACCAGTATCTGGAGCAACATCCTGCATCATGGTATGGTGCCAGGATGAGAGCAATAGGGTGGCTCTTCTGGTCGAAACGACTGGTATCTAGTCTGAGGTGACTGCAATGACAGTAATACATGTGTAATGTTGTCAGTCTGGTTTATCGGCATATGGCTCAAATATAGTGCTTCTGAAAATATGCGACAATATTGGATGCAGGAGAAATTGTGAAAATCTCCTGCAAGGGTAATTCTTAAGAGTTCCCTTCATCCAACTGGAAGGGATGAGGAGTATTCATTCAAACTAGTCAATCATGGCAATGGCCATTCTGGGCTTAAAGGATCATCAAGCACTAACCAAGTATCCAATGATATTTATGGTTTCCTTAGCTTAAAGTACAGCATCACCTTTTTCTCCATACGAATTTCAGTACAGTTACAAAAAGAAGCTGTGTATCCTGTCACTCTCCAAGATCACCAATGGGTTGTTGCGTCTGGTGCTGTGGTTGCCAGCATGCAAATCTGTTTGTCTTTTGAGGTCATTTTGCTTGGATCCACAGACCCACTCTTTTAAGGTAAGGAAACCGTCATTTGGAAGCTCCATTTATGAGAATTTGTCTTTGTCACGAGATGGTTGAACAACTGACTCGTTTTCTCCACGTAGCTATCCCTGTATTCGTCTGTATTCCATCCTGTTACCTAGCAATACTATCAAAACAGGTATATGTCAAAACAGGTATATGTAAAATAGGGTATTCTTGTATCTTTTCTAAGCTTCATTACAGCACTGAAATGTGGTCCTTATTTGTATGCCACACATCGCAATAGATAGTGCAGCAACTTTGAATGTGGTCCTTATTTGTATGTCATACATAGCAATAGATATCGCAGCACTGAAATCTTTGTGCAAGTTGGGAACAATTCATCATCTTTTCAACCAAGCCAGGGAGGTTACAAATACATTTTTGTACTGGGGATTTTTGTTCTTACTACACTATATATGAGACAGTGCAAATGAGGGTGAAACTACTCATTGATTTCGTCCCAAGCAAGATTGGAGAGCACATAATGACAATGGAGAAGTTAAATTGTTTATCTACCCTATAGTAACCATATAGTATAAAATTGctgatgaaaaagttgtcaagtTTTATCAAATGCAAGTTGCTAAACATGGCCACCTCGATACTAAACATAGCTCCCATCCAGAACTCACTTGGTGACAACAATTTGGTACTGCCCAAGACAACCAAAAATATTGTATTTTTCAATTGCTGTTGTCAGCTTTTGGCCTTTGGGGAGCAAAGAGACGACATCCAGCTTCCAACTGGGGTAGCTTCTATGCTGCGTGTTCTCTCCAGGTCTTAACCTACCATTACATTTCATTCTTTGTATCTTCCAATGCAGATAAGCCTGAATATTTTTACCCTTGATGCAGTTTATACTCCCTTGACCTTGTGGTGTTGCACACTGATCAAGCATAAATTTCTTCAAAAAGGACTGGTTAAAGGTATGATCCTGTCCCTGCCGACTAGCATTGCCGGTAGTTTAGTTCACAGCTTGGATAATGTGACATTAGAAGATAAAGTTTGTCACCCtatctcaacaaaaaaaaaaaaaaaaacttatggaTCAAGGTGTTACAGTTGTTCCATTTTTTCAGTAAGATCCCGAGCATATGTAAATCACAATACTCCAATTAGATAGACTCAATTAACATTCATTCTAAAATTTAGGCAGCAACTTCTTCAATGAGCCAACCTTTTCCATCAGTTTGCACTAATGAAGTTCCTCAGACATAGATAGGTACAGTTGCAAAATGCAGTGTGCCCCCAAAACCCCTAAAATGACATAGTTATACAGATTGCTCAATGTTCCAGACTTCCAGGAATGCAATCTGATAATCCAGATAGAGAACAATAAAGAATTTAATCTAGTATTATTTCCCTGTTCTCTCTAATAGATAAAATATTCGTATTTGACCATCTAATACACCCTTATGAACTAATCTTCTGTAGCAAAACTGAAAATCCTAGACTATTTGTTTGTATCTTCAGCTCCTTTTGTAGGTACACTTAGTTAATAGGCGGGTGGGTTGTATTCGGGAGTCTCCGTCCAAGTGCGAATGATTGAAAAAGTCCGAGAGCTCGGTCTGGCTGCGCAAATGGCACCATGTGAGATGCTCCTCGCACCGTTGCAAAGGTCAGAATATTACCATACTCTGTTACCCAGCCTCCAACCTTGAATGCCAAAGGGTCACATATTTCAACTATTAGTAACTTTCACAAATTTGCATTATGTTTTCATAGTGTATCAGCTAATTTGTTTAAAAGGGCGAAAGTATACCTGCCCTCTGCGGAACCAGCTGCTGTATGGGACTGTGACATGCAAGCCCATGTCATGAGCTAGCTCTCGTACAAGAGTTCGGGAGCCCAATAGGGGCACCACAGAGTCTTGATC
The nucleotide sequence above comes from Oryza glaberrima chromosome 11, OglaRS2, whole genome shotgun sequence. Encoded proteins:
- the LOC127755370 gene encoding pentatricopeptide repeat-containing protein At1g11290, chloroplastic-like, which encodes MAAPVAGRLSGLLRRCAAAGAVRPGEHAHARAVVGGWLPDATLETDLVLMYCRCGERRRARRVFDGMRAPSMHAYNVLLAASPPRDAMEVFSRLLASGLRPDGYSVPAVVRACAELPDAVLGGVIHGFAVRLGLMGNVVVAAALLDMYAKAGFLDDAVRVFDEMTERDAVVWNCMVAGYARAGRAVETFEIFSRAQVEAVNMVNGLQAVPSVLNICAKEGELMKGREIHGRMVRCLAFDSDIAVGNALINMYAKCGRVNVSQAVFSGMQQRDVVSWSTMIHSYSIHGKGEQALKVYMEMLSQGVKPNWITFTSVLSSCSHSGLVTEGRKIFESMTKVHGVHPAAEHYACMVDLLGRAGAIEEAVGIIRKMPMEPSASVWGALLSACAMHNNVDVGEIAAFRLFELEEGSASNYVTLCGIYDAVGQSDGVAGLRSRMRELGMVKTPGCSRIDVKGRAHAFYQGSIPRYLRG